Proteins encoded within one genomic window of Kibdelosporangium phytohabitans:
- a CDS encoding VOC family protein, which yields MSGEVNWFELAVDDTAKATAFFGSVLGWQTAPFQDGVDYHLVTSGAAGAIAPKSAELPASRVYFSVGDLDAALAKVADLGGKPGDAVPIPGFGRYAHCVDDQGTAFSLFQQS from the coding sequence ATGTCTGGCGAAGTCAACTGGTTCGAGCTCGCCGTCGACGACACCGCGAAGGCCACCGCCTTCTTCGGGTCCGTTCTCGGCTGGCAGACCGCGCCATTCCAGGACGGGGTGGACTACCACCTCGTCACCAGCGGCGCCGCGGGCGCCATCGCGCCCAAGAGCGCCGAGCTGCCTGCCAGCCGGGTCTACTTCAGCGTCGGCGATCTCGACGCCGCGCTGGCGAAGGTCGCCGACCTCGGCGGCAAGCCCGGCGACGCCGTCCCGATCCCCGGCTTCGGCCGGTACGCGCACTGCGTCGACGACCAGGGCACCGCGTTCAGCCTCTTCCAGCAGAGCTGA
- the soxR gene encoding redox-sensitive transcriptional activator SoxR translates to MHTRDLLGVGEVARRSGFAPSALRYYDSLGLITSTRTAGAQRRYERSVLRRLAFIRAARNVGLTLEEISDALATLPQGRTPTKADWAKLSRGWRERINEQIVALESLRDQLDSCIGCGCLSMRTCAFSNPEDELGDRGPGARYLPGRLRAAEAG, encoded by the coding sequence ATGCACACCAGGGACCTGCTGGGGGTCGGCGAGGTGGCACGGCGCAGTGGTTTCGCGCCGTCGGCGCTGCGTTACTACGACAGCCTCGGCCTGATCACGTCGACAAGGACAGCCGGTGCCCAGCGCCGGTACGAACGCAGCGTGTTGCGGCGCCTCGCCTTCATCCGAGCGGCCCGCAACGTCGGCCTGACGCTGGAGGAGATCTCCGACGCGCTGGCGACGCTGCCGCAGGGCCGCACGCCGACCAAGGCGGACTGGGCCAAGCTCTCGCGCGGCTGGCGCGAGCGGATCAACGAGCAGATCGTGGCGTTGGAGTCGCTGCGTGACCAGCTCGACTCGTGCATCGGCTGCGGGTGCCTGTCCATGCGGACGTGCGCGTTCTCCAACCCGGAGGACGAGCTCGGCGACCGCGGTCCGGGAGCCCGGTATCTGCCGGGGCGGCTGCGTGCGGCCGAGGCCGGCTGA
- a CDS encoding helix-turn-helix domain-containing protein produces the protein MKYTRGTARMRGLAAELKSLRAKAGLNTREAAARAGLSASTLNRIELGNRVIEVEDMASLLVVYGITGVERERLLSTTREACLPGWWQRLDASLPKQQSAFISFESEAQRISHLAMLRIPGLMQTAEYIRAIMTAGHITGTELEARVAARLGRQALLTRSLPPRYRVVIDEAVLRRPVGGPQVMAEQLRHVARLATRTNIEVRVIPFQHGAHTGLDGTYTVLEFEKARPIVFLEHKASSLFVDEPEDVCPFQQTVDTLMDVALDSAESVNFLTLVAADYDQG, from the coding sequence ATGAAGTACACACGCGGGACGGCCCGGATGCGTGGTCTGGCAGCGGAACTGAAGTCACTGCGGGCGAAGGCGGGCCTCAACACGAGAGAAGCGGCCGCGAGGGCAGGCCTCTCGGCATCGACCCTCAACCGCATCGAACTCGGCAATCGAGTAATCGAAGTAGAGGACATGGCGTCGTTGCTGGTGGTCTACGGAATCACAGGTGTCGAACGAGAGCGACTGCTGTCGACGACAAGGGAGGCATGCCTGCCAGGTTGGTGGCAGCGGCTTGATGCCAGCCTGCCCAAACAGCAATCCGCGTTCATCAGCTTCGAGTCGGAAGCTCAGCGCATCTCGCACCTGGCGATGCTGCGGATACCAGGCCTGATGCAGACTGCCGAGTACATTCGCGCGATCATGACCGCCGGTCACATAACAGGCACGGAACTGGAAGCTCGTGTCGCCGCCCGGCTCGGCCGCCAGGCACTCCTCACTCGATCCTTGCCACCCAGGTATCGGGTCGTTATCGATGAAGCTGTCCTGCGCAGGCCCGTAGGCGGCCCGCAGGTCATGGCCGAACAACTTCGACATGTCGCCCGGCTCGCCACTCGCACGAACATTGAAGTTCGAGTTATCCCGTTCCAACACGGCGCTCACACGGGCCTGGACGGCACCTACACAGTGCTGGAGTTCGAGAAGGCACGTCCCATCGTGTTCCTCGAGCACAAGGCATCTTCACTGTTCGTCGACGAGCCCGAAGATGTGTGTCCGTTTCAGCAGACAGTCGATACTCTGATGGATGTGGCGCTGGATTCAGCCGAATCGGTGAACTTCCTGACGCTCGTCGCAGCCGACTACGACCAAGGGTGA
- a CDS encoding DEAD/DEAH box helicase has product MTLTELVPASPDPDALFDVFSTWATDRGLSLYPAQEEALIEVVSGSNVILATPTGSGKSLVAVGAHFAALAERRRSFYTAPIKALVSEKFFDLCEVFGAENVGMMTGDSSVNAGAPIICCTAEILANIALRDGAEADVGQVVMDEFHFYSEPERGWAWQVPLIELPKAQFVLMSATLGDVTRFEKDLTRRTGRQTTTVSSAQRPVPLFYSYALTPMHETIEELLQTNQAPVYVVHFTQASAIERASALMSINVSTRQEKDEIARLIGRFRFTSGFGKTLSRLVRHGIGVHHAGMLPKYRRLVERLAQAGLLKIICGTDTLGVGINVPIRTVLFTGLSKYDGTKTRHLKAREFHQIAGRAGRAGYDTVGNVVVQAPDHDVENERLLAKAGDDPKKRRKVVRKKPPEGFVSWSKQTFERLIAAEPEPLTSSFAVSHTMLLNVIGRPGDAFKAMRHLLEDNHEDRASQRRLILRSIAIYRALLAAGVVEKLDEPDETGRTVRLTVDLQFDFALNQPLSPLALAAIDLLDKESPSYPLDVLSVIESTLESPRQILSAQQHKARGEAVNKMKADGIEYDERMALLEEVKHPEPLAELLNAAYEMYRSGHPWVADYHLEPKAVVRDMFERAMNFGDYVSFYQLARSEGLVLRYLADSYKALKQTVPDEAKTEELQDLVEWLGELVRQVDSSLIDEWEKLANPDDEEIQQQDDAPPGVTQNARAFRVLVRNAFFRRVELASRRDYYELGLLDATDGWDYEAWQEALAPYFEEHDELPSGPAARGPHLFVVEQKPESWLVRQIIDDPAGDHDWAISGEVDLAASDEAGTAVIRITEVGN; this is encoded by the coding sequence ATGACACTCACCGAACTCGTTCCCGCCAGCCCGGACCCGGACGCGCTCTTCGACGTGTTCTCGACCTGGGCGACCGACCGCGGGCTGAGCCTGTACCCCGCGCAGGAGGAAGCTCTCATCGAGGTCGTCTCCGGGTCCAACGTGATCCTGGCGACCCCGACCGGCTCGGGTAAGAGCCTGGTCGCGGTGGGTGCGCACTTCGCCGCTCTCGCCGAGCGGCGCCGCAGCTTCTACACCGCGCCGATCAAGGCGCTGGTCTCGGAGAAGTTCTTCGACCTCTGCGAGGTCTTCGGCGCGGAGAACGTCGGCATGATGACCGGCGACTCCAGCGTCAACGCGGGCGCGCCGATCATCTGCTGCACGGCCGAGATCCTCGCCAACATCGCGCTGCGCGACGGCGCCGAGGCGGACGTCGGCCAGGTCGTGATGGACGAGTTCCACTTCTACTCCGAGCCGGAGCGCGGCTGGGCGTGGCAGGTGCCGCTGATCGAGTTGCCCAAGGCCCAGTTCGTCCTGATGTCCGCCACGCTCGGCGACGTCACGCGTTTCGAGAAGGACCTCACGCGCCGCACCGGTCGGCAGACCACCACGGTCAGCTCCGCGCAACGTCCCGTCCCGCTGTTCTACAGCTACGCGTTGACGCCGATGCACGAGACGATCGAGGAGCTGCTGCAGACCAACCAGGCCCCGGTCTACGTCGTGCACTTCACGCAGGCGTCCGCGATCGAGCGGGCGAGCGCGTTGATGAGCATCAACGTGTCCACCCGGCAGGAGAAGGACGAGATCGCCCGCCTGATCGGGCGCTTCCGGTTCACGTCCGGGTTCGGCAAGACGCTGTCCCGCCTGGTCAGGCACGGCATCGGCGTGCACCACGCCGGCATGCTGCCCAAGTACCGCCGCCTGGTCGAGCGGCTCGCGCAGGCAGGCCTGCTCAAGATCATCTGCGGTACGGACACGCTTGGCGTCGGAATCAACGTGCCGATCAGGACCGTGCTGTTCACCGGCCTGTCCAAGTACGACGGCACGAAGACCCGGCACCTCAAGGCCCGCGAGTTCCACCAGATCGCCGGACGGGCCGGCCGGGCCGGGTACGACACCGTCGGCAACGTGGTCGTCCAGGCGCCGGACCACGACGTCGAGAACGAGCGCTTGCTCGCGAAGGCGGGGGACGACCCGAAGAAGCGCCGCAAGGTCGTGCGCAAGAAGCCGCCGGAGGGCTTCGTCTCGTGGAGCAAGCAGACGTTCGAGCGGCTGATCGCGGCCGAACCCGAGCCGCTGACCTCCAGCTTCGCCGTCAGCCACACCATGCTGCTGAACGTGATCGGCCGTCCCGGTGACGCGTTCAAAGCCATGCGGCACCTGCTTGAGGACAACCACGAGGACCGCGCGTCCCAGCGCAGGCTGATCCTGCGCTCGATCGCGATCTACCGCGCCCTGCTGGCCGCTGGCGTGGTGGAGAAGCTCGACGAGCCGGACGAAACCGGCCGGACCGTGCGGCTGACGGTCGACCTGCAGTTCGACTTCGCGCTCAACCAGCCGCTGTCCCCGCTGGCACTGGCGGCGATCGACCTGCTGGACAAGGAATCCCCGAGCTACCCGCTCGACGTGCTGTCGGTCATCGAGTCCACATTGGAAAGTCCACGGCAGATCCTCTCGGCGCAGCAGCACAAGGCGCGCGGCGAGGCCGTGAACAAGATGAAGGCCGACGGCATCGAGTACGACGAGCGCATGGCGTTGCTCGAAGAAGTCAAACACCCCGAGCCGCTCGCGGAACTGCTGAACGCGGCGTACGAGATGTACCGCAGCGGCCACCCGTGGGTCGCGGACTACCACCTCGAACCCAAGGCCGTCGTGCGCGACATGTTCGAGCGCGCGATGAACTTCGGCGACTACGTGAGCTTCTACCAGCTGGCCCGCTCGGAAGGCCTGGTGCTGCGCTACTTGGCGGACTCGTACAAGGCGCTCAAGCAGACCGTGCCGGACGAGGCCAAGACCGAGGAGCTGCAGGACCTGGTCGAGTGGCTGGGCGAACTCGTCCGCCAGGTCGACTCCAGCCTGATCGACGAGTGGGAGAAGCTGGCCAACCCGGACGACGAGGAGATCCAGCAGCAGGACGACGCCCCGCCGGGGGTGACGCAGAACGCCAGGGCGTTCCGTGTCCTGGTGCGCAACGCGTTCTTCCGCCGGGTGGAGCTGGCCTCCCGCCGCGACTACTACGAACTCGGCCTCCTCGACGCCACCGACGGCTGGGACTACGAAGCCTGGCAGGAAGCCCTCGCGCCGTACTTCGAGGAGCACGACGAGCTGCCGTCGGGTCCCGCCGCGCGCGGCCCGCACCTGTTCGTCGTGGAGCAGAAACCGGAGAGCTGGCTGGTCCGTCAGATCATCGACGACCCGGCAGGCGATCACGACTGGGCGATCAGCGGCGAGGTCGACCTGGCCGCGTCCGACGAGGCCGGGACTGCGGTCATCCGGATCACCGAGGTGGGCAACTAG
- a CDS encoding DUF397 domain-containing protein produces MDLAGAEWRKSSFSGTAEDCVEVALVTGTAAVRDTKARTNGTLTFPQSSWVSFARSTSR; encoded by the coding sequence ATGGACCTTGCAGGTGCCGAGTGGCGGAAGTCCAGCTTCAGTGGAACTGCTGAAGACTGCGTCGAGGTCGCTCTCGTCACCGGCACCGCAGCCGTCCGTGACACCAAGGCCCGGACGAATGGCACCCTCACCTTCCCCCAGTCTTCCTGGGTCTCCTTCGCCCGCTCGACCAGCCGCTGA
- a CDS encoding hemerythrin domain-containing protein — MESKSRISAFGTQLIEIHDWLREQLARLRADVDAGVAQPRKLQAHCLTFCAALTKHHTGEDAGVFPVLAQRFPELKPVVDELVRDHEIITVMLNRLEDVDFTDRPNALREINGVEAIMESHFTFEERKIVDALNSMEFPVR; from the coding sequence TTGGAATCGAAGAGCCGTATCTCGGCTTTTGGTACTCAACTGATCGAAATTCACGACTGGCTGCGTGAGCAGCTTGCCCGGTTGCGCGCGGACGTGGATGCCGGGGTCGCGCAGCCGCGCAAGCTCCAGGCGCACTGCCTGACGTTCTGCGCAGCGCTCACCAAACACCACACCGGGGAAGACGCTGGTGTGTTCCCTGTTTTGGCGCAACGGTTTCCCGAACTCAAGCCAGTTGTCGACGAGCTCGTTCGCGACCACGAGATCATCACCGTGATGCTCAACCGCCTCGAGGACGTCGATTTCACCGATCGCCCGAACGCACTGCGGGAGATCAACGGCGTCGAGGCCATCATGGAGTCGCATTTCACCTTCGAGGAACGCAAGATCGTCGACGCGCTCAACTCGATGGAGTTTCCAGTTCGGTGA
- a CDS encoding RNA polymerase sigma factor, translated as MDAIERVFREQRTRMLAALTRVLGDMELAEDSLQDALAQALRSWSEVPDDPMAWLLTVARNRAIDRIRRARRAPREPAVAAWEHSEERLLNVGDERLSLIFTCCHPALSLEARVALTLQAVAGLTAAQIGRAFLVPESTMAQRLVRAKRKIKHAGIAFAVPADHQLPERLSAVLAVVYLVYTQGYTAADHTLADEAIRLGKLIATLMPSEPEAHGLLALMLLQNSRRDARRTRSGDLVLLEDQDRSLWDASQIAEGIGILDRALSRRAPGPYQLQAAIAAVHSQAARPQDTDWLQIAALYTELVTRQPTPVVRLNLAVAVAMADGPAKGLEMLDSIAGLEKFHLMHSARADLLRRLGSTEEAAESYRVALSLATEDSDRRFLSSRLTELETPSS; from the coding sequence ATGGACGCCATCGAGCGGGTGTTCCGGGAACAGCGGACACGCATGCTCGCGGCGTTGACGCGGGTCCTCGGCGACATGGAACTCGCCGAGGACTCGTTGCAGGACGCGCTCGCTCAAGCGTTGCGCAGCTGGTCAGAGGTGCCGGACGACCCGATGGCGTGGCTGCTGACCGTGGCACGCAACCGCGCGATCGACCGGATCCGGCGAGCCCGCCGCGCACCGCGGGAGCCTGCGGTCGCCGCGTGGGAGCACAGCGAGGAAAGGCTGCTCAACGTCGGTGACGAGCGTCTCTCGTTGATCTTCACGTGCTGTCACCCGGCGTTGTCGCTGGAGGCCCGCGTGGCGTTGACGTTGCAGGCCGTCGCGGGGCTGACCGCGGCGCAGATCGGCCGTGCGTTCCTCGTGCCGGAATCCACGATGGCGCAACGCCTGGTGCGGGCGAAGCGCAAGATCAAACATGCCGGAATCGCGTTCGCCGTACCGGCGGATCATCAACTGCCTGAACGACTTTCAGCCGTTCTGGCGGTGGTGTACCTGGTGTACACGCAGGGGTACACGGCGGCGGACCACACACTGGCCGATGAGGCGATCCGGCTCGGCAAGCTGATCGCGACGCTGATGCCGTCCGAGCCGGAAGCGCACGGTTTGCTGGCGCTGATGCTGCTCCAGAACTCACGCCGGGACGCCCGGCGTACCCGATCGGGTGATCTTGTCCTGCTGGAGGACCAGGACCGGTCGCTCTGGGACGCCTCGCAGATAGCCGAAGGTATCGGAATCCTGGACCGCGCGCTGAGCCGCCGCGCCCCAGGCCCGTACCAGCTGCAAGCCGCGATCGCCGCCGTGCACTCCCAAGCCGCGCGCCCGCAGGACACGGACTGGCTGCAGATCGCCGCCCTGTACACGGAATTGGTGACACGGCAGCCGACGCCGGTGGTCAGGCTGAACCTCGCGGTGGCGGTCGCGATGGCTGACGGACCTGCGAAAGGCCTGGAAATGCTGGACTCGATCGCCGGGCTGGAGAAGTTCCACCTGATGCACTCGGCCAGGGCGGACCTGTTGCGCCGCTTGGGATCCACCGAGGAAGCGGCGGAGTCCTACCGCGTGGCGCTGTCACTGGCCACAGAGGACTCGGATCGCCGCTTCCTGAGCTCCCGCCTCACCGAACTGGAAACTCCATCGAGTTGA
- a CDS encoding ATP-binding protein: MRWIDKGDTVSRSMSTTGEDRQSPPAAPRLRRQPARCPCLGPSATPVTARWSIQLSDFDQNSAVKPCSSGESAESGRRANHRGGMPMTGSERPDQIRLSGIVEGSSVVQAGSVRDITINKGSRDHTVPSQLPPPPRAFTSRDAEMVTLDQWLAESSGPLVAVISGAGGVGKTTLALQWLHRVRKGFPDGMLHADLGTFSSSGPAAPDQILEFFLLALGARAKDIPSGLPQRQALYRSMTADRAMIVLLDDAVSAAQVRPLLPAHGNTVVVVTSRRRLAGLSLDSARFVELGPLSVEDSVQLMDNIVGAGRLERERSQAEEIARLCGGMPLALSLVGARLSARPHRPVSREVGTLRSDDRLATLTVDESSVEAVFDVSYGELDSTPARAYRMCALHPGRQFSLDAAAAATGEEPDEVEESLGELVDCHLIAEVSDRRFRYHDLLRLHARRQAEWADSRTDREAAVRRMADWYLDRSAAAEVVLRPTRRRVGSRFQVPPRQPFQSHNEALRWLTLERHNLLDAVRAAAEHGWDEATWEFCEALWGFFLHARHYDDWLEIHKLGIPAAHRTGNTTAEARLRTQRVFALANLQRYDEALEEGAVALELAKQAHDEFTEAALLFEVAGAFLGRGDLDAALRHFRQAEQLRNRIGTDRAAALCRRRIGETLIRLGRLEEALTTLLGVADEVSGSDQAEHARVLTILGSLYLELDRGPEAASALAEALRTARELGSAHYEAEALVVLGDAALRQGDTENARRHWTAARDHYSSSGDPKATDLSVRLASIPLPRNRDS, from the coding sequence ATGCGATGGATTGACAAAGGGGACACGGTCAGTAGGTCGATGTCCACAACGGGTGAAGATCGTCAATCGCCACCAGCGGCTCCGCGGCTGCGACGGCAACCGGCGCGGTGTCCTTGTCTAGGTCCATCCGCCACGCCGGTGACTGCCAGATGGTCCATACAACTGAGTGATTTCGACCAGAATTCAGCGGTCAAACCTTGCAGTTCCGGCGAAAGTGCGGAGTCTGGTAGACGGGCCAACCACCGGGGAGGTATGCCCATGACGGGAAGCGAGAGACCTGACCAGATCAGACTTTCCGGAATTGTGGAAGGCAGTTCAGTGGTACAGGCGGGTTCCGTCCGCGATATCACGATCAACAAAGGTTCTCGCGATCATACTGTGCCGTCACAGCTTCCGCCGCCGCCACGCGCCTTCACCAGCCGAGACGCGGAAATGGTGACTCTGGATCAATGGTTGGCCGAAAGCTCGGGCCCGCTGGTCGCGGTCATCAGCGGGGCCGGTGGTGTCGGCAAGACGACTCTCGCGTTGCAGTGGCTGCACCGTGTCCGGAAAGGATTTCCCGACGGAATGCTGCACGCCGACCTCGGGACGTTTTCGTCGAGCGGCCCGGCGGCTCCCGATCAGATCCTGGAATTCTTCCTGTTGGCGCTCGGCGCGCGGGCCAAGGACATCCCGTCCGGGTTGCCGCAGCGGCAGGCGCTCTACCGTTCGATGACCGCCGACCGGGCGATGATCGTCCTGTTGGACGACGCTGTTTCCGCTGCCCAGGTCCGCCCGCTCCTGCCTGCCCACGGCAACACGGTTGTCGTCGTGACGAGCAGGAGGCGCCTCGCCGGGCTGAGCCTCGACAGTGCTCGGTTCGTCGAACTCGGTCCGCTCTCCGTCGAGGATTCCGTCCAGCTGATGGACAACATCGTCGGTGCCGGACGGCTGGAACGGGAGCGGAGCCAGGCCGAGGAGATCGCCCGGCTCTGCGGCGGCATGCCGCTCGCGCTGTCCCTCGTCGGCGCGCGGCTCTCCGCCCGGCCGCACCGACCGGTGTCGCGTGAGGTCGGCACCCTGCGCAGCGACGACAGGCTCGCGACGCTCACCGTCGACGAGTCGTCGGTCGAAGCGGTTTTCGACGTCAGCTACGGCGAACTGGACAGCACGCCCGCCAGGGCGTACCGGATGTGCGCACTGCACCCCGGTAGGCAGTTCAGTCTGGACGCCGCCGCCGCGGCCACCGGTGAGGAGCCCGACGAGGTCGAGGAGTCACTGGGTGAACTGGTCGACTGCCACCTGATCGCCGAGGTCTCCGACAGGCGGTTCCGGTATCACGATTTGCTGCGACTGCATGCTCGCCGGCAAGCGGAATGGGCGGACTCGCGAACCGACCGGGAGGCAGCGGTCCGGCGGATGGCCGACTGGTATCTCGACCGGTCGGCCGCCGCGGAAGTCGTCCTGCGTCCCACTCGGCGAAGAGTCGGCTCCAGGTTCCAGGTCCCTCCCCGGCAGCCCTTCCAGTCGCACAACGAGGCTCTGCGGTGGCTGACCTTGGAGCGCCACAACCTGCTCGACGCGGTGCGCGCCGCCGCGGAACACGGCTGGGACGAGGCGACGTGGGAGTTCTGCGAGGCGCTGTGGGGCTTCTTCCTGCATGCCAGGCACTACGACGATTGGCTGGAGATCCACAAGCTGGGCATCCCCGCAGCGCATCGCACGGGGAACACCACAGCGGAGGCCCGGCTGCGGACACAACGGGTGTTCGCGCTGGCCAACCTCCAGCGGTACGACGAAGCCCTTGAGGAAGGCGCGGTCGCCCTCGAGCTGGCCAAGCAGGCGCACGACGAGTTCACCGAAGCGGCGTTGCTGTTCGAGGTCGCCGGGGCCTTCCTCGGCCGGGGTGACCTCGATGCGGCACTCCGGCATTTCAGGCAGGCAGAGCAACTCCGCAACAGGATCGGCACCGACCGGGCGGCTGCCCTGTGCCGTCGCCGGATCGGCGAGACGCTCATCAGGCTCGGCCGCCTCGAGGAGGCCCTCACGACACTGCTCGGCGTCGCCGACGAGGTCTCCGGGAGTGACCAGGCTGAACACGCTCGCGTGCTGACGATCCTCGGCAGCCTGTACCTGGAACTCGACCGGGGACCGGAAGCGGCGTCGGCACTGGCCGAAGCCCTGCGAACAGCTCGCGAACTGGGCTCGGCCCACTACGAGGCGGAAGCGCTCGTGGTGCTCGGCGACGCCGCCCTTCGGCAAGGCGACACGGAGAACGCGCGCCGCCACTGGACGGCGGCGCGCGACCACTACTCGAGCAGCGGTGATCCCAAGGCAACGGACCTGTCCGTCCGGCTGGCCAGCATCCCGTTGCCGCGCAACAGGGATTCGTAA
- a CDS encoding nucleotide sugar dehydrogenase, protein MDSDVVVVGMGYTGLPMAVAAARRGSRVVGVDSSAARVAEIVAGDPGCGRTTVAEVELAALLSGSLCVRTGDIPQAPVYVLCVASRDLAVAVDSISHLLRPGDLVIVQSTCPPGMIDGVVVPRIPAFADGEVHVVHSPVRVNPGPDQTSPVLRTVAGLTPEARAKGIQFLRQLGEEVIPVSSVRVSELTKVFENTFRLVNISLVNELAELCGAAGVDVGEVLAAAKTKPYGFLAHTPGPGAGGDCVPVCAEFFAATARRHGAPARTVEAAIEVNDAAPRAIRRRIDVRGRRVVVAGVAYKPEVADVRRSAAVRLIEEIRTETEVSYHDPYVPRLRLSDGTELRSTPPAPGVVDLVLLVTRHRGMNVAGFAAPVIDCSRGISSTMEVSDV, encoded by the coding sequence GTGGATTCCGATGTGGTTGTGGTCGGTATGGGGTACACCGGCTTGCCCATGGCGGTCGCGGCGGCGCGCCGGGGTTCGCGGGTCGTCGGCGTGGACTCCAGTGCGGCCAGGGTCGCCGAGATCGTCGCTGGTGACCCCGGCTGCGGGCGCACGACGGTCGCCGAGGTCGAGCTCGCGGCGCTGCTTTCGGGCTCGTTGTGCGTGCGGACGGGCGACATCCCGCAGGCGCCGGTGTACGTGCTGTGCGTGGCGAGCAGGGATCTCGCGGTCGCTGTCGACTCCATCTCGCACCTGCTGCGGCCGGGGGATCTCGTGATCGTGCAGAGCACGTGCCCGCCGGGGATGATCGACGGCGTCGTCGTTCCGCGAATACCGGCGTTCGCCGATGGTGAGGTTCACGTCGTCCATTCACCGGTTCGCGTCAACCCCGGGCCTGATCAGACCAGCCCGGTACTACGCACCGTCGCCGGTCTTACTCCAGAAGCGCGGGCCAAGGGGATTCAATTCCTGCGGCAATTGGGTGAGGAGGTGATTCCGGTGAGCTCCGTCCGCGTGTCGGAATTGACCAAAGTCTTCGAGAACACGTTCCGGCTCGTCAACATTTCGCTGGTGAATGAGCTGGCCGAACTGTGCGGAGCGGCCGGCGTCGACGTCGGCGAAGTGCTGGCAGCGGCGAAAACCAAACCATACGGTTTTCTCGCACACACCCCCGGCCCCGGCGCGGGTGGCGACTGCGTACCGGTGTGCGCGGAGTTCTTCGCCGCGACCGCCCGCCGCCACGGCGCGCCGGCCAGGACGGTGGAGGCGGCGATCGAGGTGAACGACGCCGCCCCGCGAGCGATCCGTCGCAGGATCGACGTTCGCGGCAGACGGGTCGTGGTCGCCGGTGTGGCGTACAAGCCCGAAGTCGCCGACGTGCGCAGGTCCGCGGCCGTCCGACTGATCGAGGAGATCAGGACGGAAACCGAAGTGTCCTATCACGACCCTTATGTGCCTCGGCTTCGCTTGTCCGACGGCACCGAGCTGCGCAGCACGCCGCCGGCACCGGGCGTCGTGGACCTCGTGCTGTTGGTCACCAGGCATCGCGGGATGAACGTGGCCGGGTTCGCTGCGCCGGTCATCGACTGCTCCAGAGGTATTTCGTCCACAATGGAGGTATCAGATGTATGA
- a CDS encoding YciI family protein encodes MRYMLLIYDCHREQMPENYREVVNAYAEHLKERGVFVAADPLHLPDTATTVRVRDDDTLITDGPFVETHEHLGGYFMLDCKDLDEAIELAALCPMAKVGTVEIRPVLEGILR; translated from the coding sequence ATGCGCTACATGTTGTTGATCTACGACTGCCACCGCGAGCAGATGCCGGAGAACTACCGCGAGGTCGTCAACGCCTACGCCGAGCACCTGAAGGAGCGCGGTGTGTTCGTCGCCGCGGATCCGCTGCACCTGCCGGACACGGCGACGACGGTCCGCGTGCGCGACGACGACACGCTGATCACCGACGGGCCGTTCGTGGAGACGCACGAGCACCTCGGCGGGTATTTCATGCTGGACTGCAAGGACCTGGACGAAGCCATCGAACTGGCGGCGTTGTGCCCGATGGCCAAGGTGGGGACGGTGGAGATCCGGCCGGTGCTGGAAGGCATCCTGCGGTAG
- the pcaC gene encoding 4-carboxymuconolactone decarboxylase: MRVRREVLGDEHVDRAIARTDDVTRDFQDYITRNAWGDIWSRPGLDRRSRSLITLALLAALQHEGELAMHVRAALRNGVTEQEITEVLLQVGLYAGVPTANRALAVAQEVLAN, from the coding sequence ATGCGGGTCCGGCGTGAAGTGCTGGGCGACGAGCACGTCGACCGGGCGATCGCGCGCACGGACGACGTGACACGTGATTTCCAGGACTACATCACCCGCAACGCCTGGGGTGACATCTGGAGCAGGCCGGGACTGGACCGCCGTTCACGCAGCCTGATCACCCTCGCACTGCTCGCCGCGCTCCAGCACGAGGGCGAACTGGCCATGCACGTCCGCGCGGCGCTGCGAAACGGTGTGACCGAACAGGAGATCACCGAGGTCCTGCTGCAAGTCGGCCTGTACGCGGGCGTCCCGACAGCCAACCGGGCACTGGCGGTCGCTCAGGAGGTCCTCGCCAACTGA